A stretch of DNA from Sugiyamaella lignohabitans strain CBS 10342 chromosome B, complete sequence:
GATGCCCGACCGGGGATTCAGGCGGCTGAAGCCAAGTCACGCGTTGCGGATCGGGTCGAAGACAAGGTTTATCCGGAGTgtggtgtgcctccggcggctggggctctgccccagaccccgtggctcctgcttcgcaggagatgactAGGACCGTCGGCggtgggtggtgggtggtgggtgAGGGGGAGTTTGGTGGATTTTTCAGCGGGTGGAAGCGCATGTTggatatgcagggtccgcGCTGATCTTGACACGAGATGTCCAGCTAGGAGGGCCACAGTAACCAgactttgttttttcttttttcctaAGATTTACAGGTGTTTCAATTTTGGCGATTTGATTACTAGTGAGAAGATATGAAGCCCTAGTCAGACTCCCAGTTAGAGCAGTAACACGAGGACacatatgcagggtccacacATCAGACATTTTTAAGTGAATTTTAGCCCTAAACTAATTCCATATTCCACATAATCGACAGAGAACAGGACCGCCGAGatgcaacgactcgagcgaagcgagaggagccacggggtctggggcggagccccagccgccggaggcagacccacaGCCGGTAGGACAGTTATTACAAAGtcataatttattaaatacACAACTCTGGGggtttattttttggggTTTAGAAAGGGATTTGGAGTTTTGTACAGGGAATGGACTGAACGTTGAGACGTTTAGTCGAAGAGACCCATACCCATGTCCTCATCGGActcctccttctcctcttccttctcctcctcagCAGCGGcctcaccaccagcagcggcagcagaaccagcagcaggagcagcagcaccgccAGTGGGGACGGAAGCAAGCTTCTCAGAACCCTCGGCAATGAGCTCGGAGATGTCCTTACCGGAGAGCTCCTTGAGGAGAGCCTCGATACGGTCATCTTCAGCCTCGATACCAACAGAGGCAAGGACGGCCTTGATGTCCTCGGCGGAAGGAGAGGTGTTACCACCGGCGTTCAACAAAAGGTAAGCGGCAAGGTACTTCACTAGAGTGTGTTAGTATTGCTGTTGTGCGAACAGGCATGATGTCGAGGCCGTGAAAATGATAGTTGGAAATATGATACTCCAACTATCAAGTCCTAGGAGCCAGGATCCGAATCAAATACTGAAAATCAGGATCGAGATCTTCCAACATGAGAGAAAGGACAGAATAGTGTGACATGAGAAATCACGTCCAATAGCCAAAATAAAGACCATTTGAACTGTGAGCTACAACTGTAACAACTACTGTCTTCACTACTCAAGATCAGAAGTATCATTCATAGACCACTtactttttgatttttttttagaaTATACTGAGAATAATCAGATTAAGCTCGTGAGATGGGCGGACTATTccttgaaagaaaaaggaaaagaagaagaaatagaaGTACGAGTGGGTGAAATTTACTGATATGCGGGTTGTCCACCGTACCTCTGCGAAGAGCCAGTGCATAAGCTGCTAAAATGGTCTGAGTCGGTGCTATTGGGAGTTTTGACAAAATAGGAAATAGGCGCTTGGCCTCAAGTTGGGAGAGTCATACCGTATTAGGCAGTTGGGAGCTGTAGATAGACTCAATACCACAGTCACAGATTTTTTGAGCGAGGTCAGCCGCGTATCAGCAGGGAAGGAACCCACTCACACAACTTTTCGGTCTGGTATTATTCAACAGTTGAATAACTTGTATCGCGACACCTTACGACAGTTTCGACACATAAACCATACAACAAAATGTCTgaacaagaacaaattGACGCTGCTGGTATGTACCTAGAGAGCTCTTGTGGATCCTAAGAGTATAATGAGAAAGTGATTTAGTTGAAATGGCGAAGAAGAGATGATTGAAGACTGTGCTCGATATCAGTAACCGACCTTCGATATATTCGAAACTTTTCagagaataaatatgagattttattatttgtcttTCGACTTTTTGACGTAATAAAGCAATACGCAAATTCcaacaaacaaacgaaCAGTCCCTATGAATTTTATGAGATAATTTTAGTGCCAACCGCTATACTTTAGCTTGATTTATCAATCACTTTCGACGATTGAGTATATCGTATTAATCGACCTATACTGGTAGATAACTGCCATTCGATATATTTGTTACGACTGATATCTGACATCGATAATTTAACACCACAACCATGACGAGCACCTTTCGACAGACATCTCGAGCCATTTCTGCAAAACAAATCCCCTCAATCACTCGGCCAACTCAATACTAACAATAAACAGAgctcaagaagagaagatcCTTCAAGAAGTTCTCCTTCCGTGGAGTTGACCTCAAGGACCTCGTCGAACTCCCCATTGAGGACTTCAGTGAGCTTGTTCACGCCCGTGCCCGTAGAAGACTCAAGCACGGTCTTAAGATCAAGCCCATGAGATTCGTCAAGAAGCTCAGAGCCGCCAAGTTGGCTGCCGGCCCCAATGAGAAGCCCGCTGTCGTCAAGACCCATCTCCGTAACATGCTTGTTCTCCCTGAGATGATCGGATCTGTCATCGGTGTCTACAACGGTAAGGTCTTCAACCAAGTCGAGATCAAGCCCGAGATGGTCGGCCACTACCTCGGTGAGTTCTCCATCACCTACAGACCTGTTGCCCACAAGAGACCCGGTGCTGGTTCTACCAAGGACTCCAGATTTATTCCTTTGAAATAAGCGAAGTTATGAGTTTAAAATTTTTGCTAGTTTATGCGATGTAATTCAAAAAATGTATCTACTCCTCCATTCTTTTGTcgacctgcctccggcggctggggctccgccccagaccctggttgctcctgcttcgcaggagatggctgggaccgtgtacgtaacgactcgagcgaagcgagaggagccggggggtctggggcgcagccccagccgccggaggctcaCCCCGTCCAGTGGATGAAgtagtaataaataaaatataaatacagataGGAGCTATAGAGGTACACCCTCGTACTCCTGTTCGGCGAACTTATTGATGAGCCGGCGCCAGCGGGCCTGGTTGCGACGGAGCGGGATCCGGCGGAAGTTTAGGAGGATCATGGCCATCAGAAGCACAAAAGCGACGACTGCTGCAATGGAGAGAAGTGCCACACCGTTACGGTTGGTGGTGGGAATCTGTAAGTATGGGCATGCTGAGAAGGGCCCGCCAGTGACCCAGCATTCGTCGACGGCAATAGTGTTGAAGTCGATCCAGGCGGCCGGCACGTTGATACTACCTCCAGGACTGCTGTTCGAATCGTCTGAGGAATCGGAGCTTGGTTTTGGAGCAGGAACTTCCTGCTGTAGCACAGATCTCGCTGCCAGGTTCTCTAAAGAAGTTCTAGGTACAGAGAAGTTGGTGCCTTTTGGACAGCTTTGAGGAGCGTCGAAATAGGTCGATTTGTTGCCAGTGGCAATCCAGTCGAAGTTGGAATCATTCCCTCGGCACATTACAGGGAATGGCTCGTAGCAATTGGCTACTTTCCACCCTTCTGGGGTGATCACAGCACATTGTAATGCCACAGGGTCGGtaattgattttggttttgatgcATTTGTTTTGTTGGTATTAGGTTCTCCAGGTGCCCAACTCCAGAATGAATTGTTTACGACGTCTACAAGAATCTGTGGTGTCAACTGGGCTGAGTTGGACATGGGATCGgtcaagctgctgctgctgtttaGCATGGGTGTATAGCCACATTGTGAAATGATGCCGAGGGTCACGTCTGTGAAGGGGAAGTCGGGTGTGTCAAAGACTGCTCGAAAAGGGATCATCGATGTCTCGTTTATATGGTTAATTAGATCTTGTTGAGATGGTTGGTCGCCATTATTAGCGCATGTGTTGACCAGGTCGTTGGTAAGAGTCAGTGAttgctcttcttgaaaTGTGATGTTAGAATTGACGAATAACACCTGATAATCGCCATTAATATTCTGTGAAAATGACGGAGTCGGcgtggaagtagtagttgtggtagtggtggtgctacTACTAGTTCCTGTATGTTTCCCACTACCAGTAGTAGATATGCTAGTGGCAGTACTGGATGAACTAGAAGTACTAGACATGCCCGTGGAAATCGACTGTATAAGTTGACTATCATCAGCCAGGACCAATATTCGTTTGTTTATGGATAGAAGGAAATAGTGTAGTGGGGGAAAGTTATTACCTTCGTCAATATTACTGACTACGCCGTTTTTCCTATCATTCTCCAAGTCAAGTGGTGTATACACTCTGGGCCCAAAAATAGATGAGATATTAGTTGATAACACATAATCTCCACGGACGTTATTTTCCACATCGATACTTTGATTTAACTGGTTTAAATTGAGCCTTAGCGTTAGTAAATTGGTGGCTATAGCGCTCGTTTCTGTCTGTTGAATATAAGTAGCTATGACAGAATATACCGAGTCGAGAGTTACATTATCTTGACATTTTATGCCATCATCTAAAGCATATATTTGACCGCTTGTAGATACACCTTGAGGAAATGGCTGGGGACATAACTGCCATTGACTATTAGTATTACTCCAAAAAGCGTCTAATGAGAACGAGCTCATTCCGACATCAAGAGCTGTTTGTAATGTTGTTAATGAACTGGTAGTGTACCCTTCTTCCAGAAAAACTGAACTGAGATCAAGTCCTACACTATTGACCTGATCAATAGAGATATTAAGTGCTACATCTCTTTGCGAGAGTTTACCAACTGAAAGAAACGAAGGAATCAGACCACAAAGTTCAGGACCCGAAAATTCGCATTCGTAGTGAATGAAGAGAGAGCATTCTACCAGTGTTACAGCATCAAAaaccaataataaaaatagccAGAGGCATGAATACCAGCCCTggattcttcttgttgCAAACATATTAAGTTTTACTGAGTAACATGGATGGCAGAAACAAGATGACAAAGTCGTCTATAAATTTCCGATATATCAGAGAGCCAACATGGAAACCAAGTTATTATTAGATTGGTGAATAAAATACGCTCAAAGCGGTTTCGAAGGTGACTAAAATCAAGAGATTCGAAGTCTAAAGCAGAAACAAGATTTTAATTATTCAGGAAAATTGGCTCCTGATAATACCACACCTGGTTTTTACACAGACCAGGGAGCAGATCAATAATGCAAAACAACGCGGACAGTATCAAGATGATGTTCCAGATAAAGAGAGGTCGTGCAGCGAGCGATGCGATCAGCTTCATGCTCATTACCCCAGTCCTTTTATGACATTTATGCATGAAGTACGCTGTCAACCTATAGCGGCCACAGTAGAGCTCCAATCCATTTTAAACTATATATTCTTACCAGTGGTAACGACTCAAatgtaataataataataaggTATCAAAGAGTTTCGAGACTTCGTTCGAGACTCTGGAGTAGAACAGTCATACGGTCTTCAATTGCTGCTTGCCAACGAAAAGCTCAGCTTATCAAATTATATTGTAATAATTCCCATTGGGAATATCTGATCGTGAAGAATTAACAGCCGAGGCAAATGTGGTTGTAATGAACGATAGATTAGTTTGTCTTCAACACACCAAAACTGTTTATCAGATTTAATTGCATAAAGACGTTGAGGCGATCGACCCAACCGTTGGACCTAACTTTAAACGTCGACCCTGCACATACGCGACCGAAATGGATTGATAGAGAGATTCTTCAGGCtagcttctggttctgtaGTTTTGGATTTCATTCATCTTTAAAAAGGATTAACGAGGCAATAGTACTAATGttttcagaagaagagtgGAGCTAACGAAATTTTAATTGGACTCACTTAATTCTGGTTATTCTATCCTATAATTTATTAAGAAGTAAAGAGACAGGTCAAGAAAGATAACTTAGTTACTGATTCAATTGGCTAATATATAGAGATATAAAGCTCAGGATATACCATCTTCATAGTGTCGAAGAGTGAAGCCGCGGGGGCGGGATGCAGTCCCATGAAACTCGTGAACCGACATCGCGGCCTCACTGTGAACTTTGAGTATATCCACAGCCTAGACTACCAGGCAAAAATCTTTCATCTTTTGATCTAACAGGCACTTTCATAATGGCCAGTTTGTACGTATGCAGAACTTGTTCCATACTCCAATGACAAAATCTCCTGGGCAATGTCACCACCATTGCTCGTGGTCCACCGACAACCAAGATCAATTCACTAACAACTGCCAGATCAGAGCCCACCTACGTCAATCCCAGGGGTATTCCCCAGGCCCCGTTCGTGGAAAAGGTAGAAGACTATGTCAAATCGCGCGACCAGGTCGAATCAATTCTCAAATCATTCCAAGAGATGATCCAGTAAGTACCCATCTCCACGCTCCAACGGTGTGTGAACTCCATCTGAACATGCCTGAACTCTACTAACCGGTTAcagaaaatataaatacatgGTACGTGTGAGCACTCCAGCAGGCCCTCAATTCCACAACCAGCAAACTTCTTAAGTTGCAAATGACCCCAGTATACTTGGAATCAATTTCTAACAATAGAACAGGAAGTGAGCACAGCGGGGCGGATCCAGGGtctcaaagaaaagatccCCGACATGACTAAAGCTCTAGACATGGTCAAATTCCTAGACGCCAAAAAGACATCCGGAGAAGACTTCGACACCAACTACGAGCTCAACGACACATTATACGCGCGGGCGAAGGTCACCCCAACGAACAAAGTCCTTCTATGGCTGGGTGTAAGTGTTCACGGTGGGCCaatgcctctggcggctggggctctgccccaaaccccgtagctcctgcttcgcaggaattttctgggaccgtcgacgaaacgactcgagcgaagcgagaggagccagggggtctggggcgcagccccagccgccggaggcatccaCAGTTCACAGAACTAACAGACAGGCCAATGTCATGCTAGAATATACTATTGAAGAGGCCATTGAGCTGCTGACAGGCAAGCTCGAGGCTGCACAGAAATCGCTCGAGGTGTGCGAGTCGGACCTTGAGTTCCTGCGAGAgaatatcaccaccatgGAAGTAAACACTGCTCGTGTGTACAACTGGGACGTCCAAAAACGCCGTGAGGAGAAGGAACAGGCTAAGTAGCaccttttttcttgatacaTTGTATATATCACCAACCACCGGGAcggggtatgcctccggcggctggggctgcgccccagaccccctggctcctctcgcttcgctcgagtcgtttcgtcgacagtcccagcaaactcctgcgaagcaggagccacggggtctggggcagagccccagccgccggaggcagaccccaccccctgaaaagGGACCCTGGATCACGTGCCCAGGTGGGGTCAGGGTTACCCGGCCCGTGAATTGCGAGAAGTTGAATGGAGAAGGCAATCTGATGTTGCGACATTCCGTTATTCAAGTGAGTTGGTTGATTGTCGTGGTTCCATTGACAATAATTGACACAGATTCATAGCAGAAAAAGGGTCAGCAGAATGAGCGGTCAAAGAGAGGCTT
This window harbors:
- the MTC6 gene encoding Mtc6p (hypothetical protein; mtc6 is synthetically sick with cdc13-1; GO_component: GO:0005575 - cellular_component [Evidence ND]; GO_component: GO:0016021 - integral component of membrane [Evidence IEA]; GO_component: GO:0016020 - membrane [Evidence IEA,IEA]; GO_function: GO:0003674 - molecular_function [Evidence ND]; GO_process: GO:0008150 - biological_process [Evidence ND]), coding for MSSFSLDAFWSNTNSQWQLCPQPFPQGVSTSGQIYALDDGIKCQDNVTLDSVYSVIATYIQQTETSAIATNLLTLRLNLNQLNQSIDVENNVRGDYVLSTNISSIFGPRVYTPLDLENDRKNGVVSNIDEGNNFPPLHYFLLSINKRILVLADDSQLIQSISTGMSSTSSSSSTATSISTTGSGKHTGTSSSTTTTTTTTSTPTPSFSQNINGDYQVLFVNSNITFQEEQSLTLTNDLVNTCANNGDQPSQQDLINHINETSMIPFRAVFDTPDFPFTDVTLGIISQCGYTPMLNSSSSLTDPMSNSAQLTPQILVDVVNNSFWSWAPGEPNTNKTNASKPKSITDPVALQCAVITPEGWKVANCYEPFPVMCRGNDSNFDWIATGNKSTYFDAPQSCPKGTNFSVPRTSLENLAARSVLQQEVPAPKPSSDSSDDSNSSPGGSINVPAAWIDFNTIAVDECWVTGGPFSACPYLQIPTTNRNGVALLSIAAVVAFVLLMAMILLNFRRIPLRRNQARWRRLINKFAEQEYEGVPL
- the RPS15 gene encoding ribosomal 40S subunit protein S15 (Protein component of the small (40S) ribosomal subunit; homologous to mammalian ribosomal protein S15 and bacterial S19; GO_component: GO:0005737 - cytoplasm [Evidence IEA,IEA]; GO_component: GO:0022627 - cytosolic small ribosomal subunit [Evidence NAS] [PMID 9559554]; GO_component: GO:0030529 - ribonucleoprotein complex [Evidence IEA]; GO_component: GO:0005840 - ribosome [Evidence IEA,IEA]; GO_component: GO:0015935 - small ribosomal subunit [Evidence IEA]; GO_function: GO:0003723 - RNA binding [Evidence IEA]; GO_function: GO:0003735 - structural constituent of ribosome [Evidence IEA]; GO_function: GO:0003735 - structural constituent of ribosome [Evidence NAS] [PMID 9559554]; GO_process: GO:0002181 - cytoplasmic translation [Evidence NAS] [PMID 9559554]; GO_process: GO:0006407 - rRNA export from nucleus [Evidence IMP] [PMID 15167894]; GO_process: GO:0006407 - rRNA export from nucleus [Evidence IMP] [PMID 16246728]; GO_process: GO:0042254 - ribosome biogenesis [Evidence IEA]; GO_process: GO:0006412 - translation [Evidence IEA]), which translates into the protein MRFVKKLRAAKLAAGPNEKPAVVKTHLRNMLVLPEMIGSVIGVYNGKVFNQVEIKPEMVGHYLGEFSITYRPVAHKRPGAGSTKDSRFIPLK